From one Lycium barbarum isolate Lr01 chromosome 6, ASM1917538v2, whole genome shotgun sequence genomic stretch:
- the LOC132599302 gene encoding glycine-rich protein 2-like: protein MAEESGQRAKGTVKWFSDQKGFGFITPDDGGEDLFVHQSGIKSEGFRSLSEGEAVEFEVESGSDGRTKAVDVTGPDGAAVSGGGGRGGGGGRGGGGYGGGGGGYGGGRGGSRGYGDGGYGGGGYGGGRSYGGGGGGYGGGGGYGGGGGGGDGCFKCGESGHFARDCGQGGGGGGYGGSGGGGGGYSRGGGGGGCYKCGEDGHFARECTSGGR, encoded by the coding sequence ATGGCGGAAGAGAGCGGACAGAGGGCTAAGGGAACCGTGAAGTGGTTCAGTGACCAAAAGGGGTTCGGCTTCATCACACCTGATGATGGTGGTGAGGATCTGTTCGTTCACCAGTCAGGTATCAAATCTGAGGGTTTCCGTAGCCTATCTGAAGGTGAAGCCGTTGAGTTTGAGGTTGAATCTGGTAGTGACGGAAGAACCAAGGCTGTTGACGTCACCGGACCTGACGGTGCTGCTGTATCCGGTGGTGGAGGTCGCGGCGGCGGAGGTGGTCGTGGTGGTGGTGGTTAcggcggcggcggcggtggtTACGGCGGTGGTCGTGGTGGAAGCCGCGGATATGGTGACGGTGGGTACGGTGGTGGTGGATATGGAGGAGGTAGGAGTTACGGTGGTGGTGGAGGTGGATATGGTGGTGGGGGTGGTTACGGCGGCGGTGGCGGCGGAGGAGATGGCTGCTTCAAGTGTGGTGAGAGTGGTCATTTTGCTAGGGACTGTGGCCAGGGTGGAGGCGGCGGCGGATATGGTGGTAGCGGCGGCGGAGGCGGCGGTTATTCCCGTGGTGGTGGCGGCGGTGGCTGCTACAAGTGTGGAGAAGATGGTCATTTTGCCCGTGAATGCACCAGTGGTGGTCGTTGA
- the LOC132599301 gene encoding uncharacterized protein LOC132599301 has protein sequence MADIVKQILARPIQLADQVTKAADEVCNFKADCLEIKAKTERLAALLRQAARASNDLYERPTRRIIDDTEQVLDKALTLVFKCCARGLSRVFTIIPNAALKKTAQQLENSCGDVQWLLRVSTPADDRDDEYLGLPPIAANEPILCLIWEQIAILCTGSLDERSDAAASLVSLARDNERYGKLIIEEGGVVPLLKLAKEGRMEGQENASRAIGLLGRDPESVEQIVNAGVCSVFAKILKDGPMKVQIVVAWAISELAANHHKCQDHFAQVNTIRLLVSHLAFETIQEHSKYAIVTKHQNMSIHAAASMAHSNSSSTGKFSENDDENKSQSKIPHPMDNQTTNQMHSLVTSAMAVKTQAQNQPNITSPNQQQQQQRQQQANQQRPHHVGLTGTSIKGREYEDPATKAEMKAMAARALGHLCAGNISICSNITESRALLCFAVLLEKGPEEVQYYSAMALMEITGVAEQNSDLRRSAFKPTAPAAKAVVDQFLRIINQGDSELLIPSIKSIGHLARTFRATETRFISPLVALLEDREPEVTREAAIALNKFASSDNFLKVNHCKAIIQAGGTKHLVPHVYFGEQMVQIPCLILLSYIATHVPDSEALADDNAHIVLEWATKQGHLMQDPTVEELVNKGRDSMELYQSRGSRL, from the exons ATGGCGGACATAGTGAAACAAATTCTAGCACGGCCAATACAATTGGCAGACCAGGTAACAAAAGCGGCTGACGAGGTTTGCAATTTCAAGGCAGATTGTCTTGAGATCAAAGCCAAAACAGAACGTCTCGCCGCACTCCTTCGACAAGCTGCCCGTGCCAGCAACGACTTGTACGAACGTCCAACACGTCGAATCATCGATGACACGGAACAAGTGTTAGACAAGGCACTCACCCTCGTATTCAAATGTTGTGCACGAGGATTGAGTCGTGTTTTTACGATCATTCCAAATGCTGCACTGAAAAAAACCGCTCAACAGCTTGAGAATTCATGTGGTGATGTTCAATGGTTGTTACGTGTCTCAACTCCAGCGGATGATCGTGATGACGAGTACCTTGGGCTTCCTCCCATTGCGGCTAATGAGCCTATTTTGTGTCTTATATGGGAACAGATTGCTATTTTATGTACGGGTTCGTTAGACGAACGTTCTGATGCAGCGGCTTCGCTTGTGTCATTGGCTCGGGACAATGAGCGTTATGGAAAGTTGATTATAGAAGAAGGCGGGGTTGTACCGTTGTTGAAATTGGCTAAAGAAGGACGAATGGAGGGTCAGGAGAACGCGTCAAGGGCGATTGGCCTTCTTGGTCGCGACCCTGAAAGCGTTGAACAAATTGTGAATGCTGGTGTTTGTTCTGTTTTTGCTAAGATTTTAAAAGATGGGCCTATGAAAGTTCAGATTGTGGTAGCTTGGGCTATTTCAGAATTGGCTGCAAATCACCACAAATGTCAAGATCATTTTGCTCAGGTGAATACTATTAGGTTATTGGTTAGTCATCTTGCTTTTGAAACAATTCAAGAACATAGTAAGTATGCTATTGTTACCAAACATCAAAACATGTCGATACATGCTGCTGCTTCGATGGCCCATTCAAATTCTTCTAGTACTGGCAAATTCAGTGAAAATGATGATGAAAATAAAAGTCAGAGTAAAATTCCTCACCCTATGGATAATCAAACAACTAACCAAATGCACAGTTTGGTTACAAGCGCAATGGCCGTGAAAACTCAGGCACAGAATCAGCCCAATATAACAAGTCCaaatcagcagcagcagcagcagcgacAACAACAGGCGAATCAGCAGAGGCCCCACCATGTTGGACTAACTGGGACTAGTATTAAAGGAAGGGAATATGAAGATCCTGCTACAAAAGCTGAAATGAAAGCAATGGCTGCCAGAGCACTTGGGCATCTTTGTGCAGGAAATATTAGCATTTGTAGCAATATTACAGAATCCCGAGCTCTTTTGTGCTTTGCAGTTTTGCTAGAGAAAGGCCCTGAAGAAGTACAATATTATTCAGCCATGGCACTCATGGAGATCACAG GAGTTGCTGAGCAAAATTCAGACTTGAGGCGCTCTGCTTTCAAGCCGACTGCACCTGCTGCCAAAGCCGTGGTTGATCAATTCTTGAGAATTATCAATCAGGGAGATTCGGAATTGCTTATTCCAAGCATCAAATCTATAGGGCATCTGGCCAGGACCTTTCGAGCAACGGAGACGAGATTCATTAGTCCATTGGTGGCTCTGTTAGAAGATAGGGAACCAGAAGTAACTAGAGAGGCTGCAATTGCACTCAACAAATTTGCTTCCTCTGATAATTTCCTCAAAGTCAATCACTGCAAGGCCATAATTCAGGCAGGAGGAACCAAACACCTAGTTCCACACGTTTACTTTGGTGAACAAATGGTTCAGATTCCTTGTTTGATTCTTTTGAGTTACATAGCAACACATGTTCCTGATAGTGAGGCATTAGCTGATGACAATGCACATATTGTGTTGGAGTGGGCTACGAAGCAAGGGCACTTAATGCAAGATCCTACTGTTGAAGAACTAGTGAACAAAGGCAGAGATAGCATGGAACTTTATCAGTCCAGAGGCTCACGGCTGTGA